The following coding sequences lie in one Herpetosiphonaceae bacterium genomic window:
- a CDS encoding glycosyltransferase family 1 protein, producing MELETWNVELESTMRIAIDARLNAYRSGGIPQYTRQLLAALAAVAPEHRLITLNHRKADTPVAVAANIEHRRLWTPPHHRWEQAALPIELWGVHADVLHLPDFIPLFALRTPTAITVHDLAFVRYPEILDAAARRYYGQIRRAVERADAIIAVSESTRRDLAELLGVDPGRVDLVYEAAAPQFQPLDLPPDAEHTISGHRLRRESFALFVGTLEPRKNLPTLLRALDLLRQRPHSEPPTLVVAGPRGWLDDDIARLVTQLRLGDAVRFVGGVATDDLVWLYNACRVYLHPELYSGFGLPILEAMQCGAPVIAADNSSLPEVAGDAARLLPAQAVEAWAAAWHEVWYDPDLRQRMRWAGQQQAARFSWSAAARETLSIYQRIARPEQER from the coding sequence TTGGAACTTGAAACTTGGAACGTTGAGCTCGAATCGACCATGCGCATAGCTATCGACGCCCGCCTCAATGCTTACCGCAGCGGCGGCATACCGCAATACACCCGTCAACTGCTTGCGGCGCTGGCAGCCGTCGCGCCGGAGCACCGGCTGATCACGCTGAACCATCGTAAGGCCGACACGCCGGTCGCTGTTGCGGCCAACATTGAGCACCGCCGACTGTGGACGCCGCCGCATCATCGCTGGGAGCAGGCCGCGCTGCCGATCGAGCTATGGGGCGTGCATGCCGACGTGCTGCATCTGCCCGATTTTATTCCGCTCTTTGCGCTGCGCACGCCGACCGCGATCACGGTGCATGATCTGGCGTTCGTGCGCTACCCCGAAATTCTGGACGCCGCCGCCCGGCGCTACTACGGGCAGATCCGCCGCGCCGTCGAGCGCGCCGATGCGATCATCGCTGTCTCGGAGAGCACCCGCCGCGACCTCGCCGAGCTGCTGGGTGTCGATCCTGGCCGCGTCGATCTGGTCTATGAGGCCGCCGCTCCGCAGTTCCAGCCGCTCGATCTGCCGCCCGACGCCGAGCACACGATCAGCGGGCACCGGCTGCGCCGTGAGAGCTTCGCGCTCTTCGTCGGCACGCTTGAGCCGCGCAAAAACCTGCCGACGCTGCTGCGCGCCCTGGATCTGCTGCGCCAGCGCCCGCACTCGGAGCCGCCGACGCTGGTCGTCGCCGGGCCGCGCGGCTGGCTCGACGACGACATCGCCAGGCTGGTGACGCAGCTTCGCCTCGGCGATGCTGTGCGCTTTGTCGGCGGCGTCGCGACCGACGATCTGGTCTGGCTGTACAACGCATGCCGCGTCTATCTTCATCCTGAACTGTACAGCGGCTTCGGGCTGCCGATCCTGGAGGCGATGCAGTGCGGCGCGCCCGTGATCGCCGCCGACAACTCCAGCCTGCCCGAAGTTGCGGGCGACGCCGCCCGGCTGCTTCCGGCGCAGGCCGTCGAAGCCTGGGCCGCAGCCTGGCACGAGGTGTGGTACGATCCCGACCTGCGCCAGCGGATGCGCTGGGCGGGGCAGCAGCAGGCCGCGCGCTTCTCGTGGAGCGCCGCCGCGCGCGAGACGCTGAGCATCTACCAGCGCATCGCCCGTCCTGAACAGGAACGATAG